One genomic segment of Chelonia mydas isolate rCheMyd1 chromosome 1, rCheMyd1.pri.v2, whole genome shotgun sequence includes these proteins:
- the IFNGR2 gene encoding interferon gamma receptor 2 isoform X1 gives MPRPGAALLLCLLLLSLPEPPAAESSFQLPAPQNMTIYSYNYQNLLRWAPVKVDNGSVLYTVQYSTPVSCLPTVANARCPRGNEQNRMACDCWEEINCTNITKTECNFTHPDIKSFWTITLRVKAELGQVKSDWVETNTFVADQNTTIGPPVIVNVDSTPDSLFLSFVPPVKEDTLQYLVRYWEKSTNKQHETEWTKNTRIGLLNLKQLTEYCFQIRAKVHILHDNIGPLSKTDCHRTAASDATRAGFVVIIFVAATVTVVFSAIVCFLFIQKFHQVVKYWFQPPFKMPPHIEEYLKDPGMPVLEELQNNCAEEDPWDSVSIVSNAEGSQALVKDTLNTHVHSDSRSIESGKNFITLR, from the exons AATCGTCATTCCAGTTACCAGCACCACAGAATATGACAATTTACTCATATAATTATCAGAATTTATTGAGATGGGCTCCTGTTAAAGTGGATAATGGCTCAGTGTTATATACGGTCCAGTATAGTAC cccagtatcctgtcttccgacagtggccaatgccaggtgccccagagggaatgaacagaacag AATGGCCTGTGATTGTTGGGAAGAAATTAACTGCACAAACATTACAAAGACTGAATGCAATTTCACACATCCAGATATCAAAAGCTTTTGGACAATTACTTTACGTGTTAAGGCTGAGCTAGGACAAGTGAAATCTGACTGGGTGGAAACAAATACATTTGTAGCAGACCAAAACA cTACTATAGGGCCTCCTGTTATAGTAAATGTGGATTCAACACCTGATTCGCTTTTCCTTAGCTTCGTGCCCCCTGTAAAAGAAGATACTTTACAATATCTTGTGCGCTACTGGGAGAAATCAACAAATAAACAACAT gaaacAGAATGGACCAAGAATACCCGAATCGGACTTCTGAATCTAAAGCAACTGACAGAGTATTGTTTTCAAATACGAGCAAAAGTCCATATATTACATGACAACATTGGACCATTAAGCAAAACTGATTGTCACAGAACTGCAGCTAGTG ATGCAACCAGAGCTGGATTTGTTGTAATAATATTTGTTGCAGCCACAGTTACTGTGGTGTTTTCAGCAATTGTCTGTTTCCTTTTTATTCAGAAATTTCATCAAGTCGTTAAATATTGGTTTCAGCCTCCTTTTAAAATGCCTCCACATATTGAAGAG tatttaaagGATCCTGGAATGCCTGTTTTAGAAGAATTGCAGAATAATTGTGCTGAGGAAGATCCCTGGGACTCCGTGTCAATTGTTTCCAATGCAGAAGGAAGTCAGGCACTAGTAAAGGACACTCTGAACACACATGTTCATTCAGACAGCAGATCTATTGAAAGTGGAAAGAACTTCATTACATTGCGGTAG
- the IFNGR2 gene encoding interferon gamma receptor 2 isoform X2, which produces MPRPGAALLLCLLLLSLPEPPAAESSFQLPAPQNMTIYSYNYQNLLRWAPVKVDNGSVLYTVQYSTMACDCWEEINCTNITKTECNFTHPDIKSFWTITLRVKAELGQVKSDWVETNTFVADQNTTIGPPVIVNVDSTPDSLFLSFVPPVKEDTLQYLVRYWEKSTNKQHETEWTKNTRIGLLNLKQLTEYCFQIRAKVHILHDNIGPLSKTDCHRTAASDATRAGFVVIIFVAATVTVVFSAIVCFLFIQKFHQVVKYWFQPPFKMPPHIEEYLKDPGMPVLEELQNNCAEEDPWDSVSIVSNAEGSQALVKDTLNTHVHSDSRSIESGKNFITLR; this is translated from the exons AATCGTCATTCCAGTTACCAGCACCACAGAATATGACAATTTACTCATATAATTATCAGAATTTATTGAGATGGGCTCCTGTTAAAGTGGATAATGGCTCAGTGTTATATACGGTCCAGTATAGTAC AATGGCCTGTGATTGTTGGGAAGAAATTAACTGCACAAACATTACAAAGACTGAATGCAATTTCACACATCCAGATATCAAAAGCTTTTGGACAATTACTTTACGTGTTAAGGCTGAGCTAGGACAAGTGAAATCTGACTGGGTGGAAACAAATACATTTGTAGCAGACCAAAACA cTACTATAGGGCCTCCTGTTATAGTAAATGTGGATTCAACACCTGATTCGCTTTTCCTTAGCTTCGTGCCCCCTGTAAAAGAAGATACTTTACAATATCTTGTGCGCTACTGGGAGAAATCAACAAATAAACAACAT gaaacAGAATGGACCAAGAATACCCGAATCGGACTTCTGAATCTAAAGCAACTGACAGAGTATTGTTTTCAAATACGAGCAAAAGTCCATATATTACATGACAACATTGGACCATTAAGCAAAACTGATTGTCACAGAACTGCAGCTAGTG ATGCAACCAGAGCTGGATTTGTTGTAATAATATTTGTTGCAGCCACAGTTACTGTGGTGTTTTCAGCAATTGTCTGTTTCCTTTTTATTCAGAAATTTCATCAAGTCGTTAAATATTGGTTTCAGCCTCCTTTTAAAATGCCTCCACATATTGAAGAG tatttaaagGATCCTGGAATGCCTGTTTTAGAAGAATTGCAGAATAATTGTGCTGAGGAAGATCCCTGGGACTCCGTGTCAATTGTTTCCAATGCAGAAGGAAGTCAGGCACTAGTAAAGGACACTCTGAACACACATGTTCATTCAGACAGCAGATCTATTGAAAGTGGAAAGAACTTCATTACATTGCGGTAG